The following coding sequences are from one Rhipicephalus microplus isolate Deutch F79 chromosome 3, USDA_Rmic, whole genome shotgun sequence window:
- the LOC142803121 gene encoding uncharacterized protein LOC142803121, with translation MCSRVGAVSAARVGRGIRCTEKPGEDFQVVLPQLPSGDSVLHTVFLHGNLKARPYRVEHVRDSLARLSLLPEVVALGAYQMNHVWAVTFKDDEGKKKMLAAESFDLKDHRCMVVDPRDRGVRLKLYWLLHGVPDEAVRVALTPYGKVTEISRDKWKVQGCNDKGSTTRSVTLRLHAGVSVDDLPHQLRVAEDMALVVIPGRSPLCLRCRAIGHIRRDCRVPRCGVCRRYGHDDAHCVRSYASIAGPGQTDEVSEHLMDAVDAEEASREDGCTEGPATPPEQSSGAALESTNEGDKHSGAPGTNLDTAAVEDDATAASKSSSAAREGGPEATDAEMTKAGAIALKRARETPDGTGNVDTSATSEPPTKTATGRRPTFKPRPNLSPDRRGTQTSAPP, from the coding sequence ATGTGCTCCCGTGTAGGGGCGGTTTCAGCGGCCCGTGTGGGCCGCGGTATCAGGTGTACCGAAAAGCCAGGCGAAGATTTCCAGGTTGTTCTGCCTCAGCTGCCTTCAGGTGATTCTGTTTTGCACACCGTTTTTTTGCACGGAAATTTGAAAGCCAGGCCATATCGAGTGGAGCATGTCCGAGACAGCCTTGCTCGTCTTTCGCTGCTGCCGGAAGTGGTTGCCCTTGGGGCATACCAAATGAATCACGTATGGGCAGTGACGTTCAAGGATGATGAGGGTAAAAAGAAGATGCTGGCGGCGGAGTCATTTGACCTAAAGGACCATCGCTGTATGGTGGTTGACCCCCGTGATCGAGGTGTGCGGCTGAAGTTGTACTGGCTTCTTCATGGCGTGCCGGACGAGGCTGTGCGAGTCGCCTTAACGCCCTACGGAAAAGTGACCGAGATAAGCAGAGATAAATGGAAGGTGCAGGGCTGCAATGACAAAGGTTCAACCACGCGGTCGGTCACGCTGAGGCTACACGCGGGCGTGTCCGTGGACGACCTGCCACACCAACTACGAGTTGCGGAGGACATGGCGCTCGTCGTAATTCCTGGCAGATCACCGCTCTGCCTCCGATGCCGGGCTATCGGACACATTCGACGGGATTGCCGCGTGCCGCGCTGTGGGGTCTGTCGTCGCTATGGCCACGATGACGCCCACTGTGTGAGGTCGTACGCCAGCATTGCGGGCCCAGGCCAAACAGACGAAGTGTCTGAACACCTGATGGATGCCGTGGATGCCGAAGAAGCGAGCAGGGAAGACGGTTGTACGGAAGGCCCTGCCACGCCCCCTGAACAGTCTTCTGGGGCCGCACTGGAATCTACCAATGAAGGCGACAAGCACTCTGGTGCGCCAGGAACGAATTTAGACACGGCAGCAGTAGAGGACGACGCTACAGCAGCGAGCAAGTCAtcttcagctgcgcgagagggcgGCCCGGAAGCAACGGACGCCGAGATGACCAAGGCCGGTGCTATCGCTTTAAAGCGAGCTCGTGAAACACCTGACGGTACCGGAAATGTTGACACGTCGGCCACCAGTGAACCTCCAacaaagacggcgactggtcgcCGGCCTACCTTTAAACCACGACCAAACCTGTCGCCTGACCGTAGGGGCACTCAAACGTCGGCCCCGCCGTAG